A region of Pyxidicoccus parkwaysis DNA encodes the following proteins:
- a CDS encoding undecaprenyl-diphosphate phosphatase, translating to MSLLQAIVLGLVQGLTEFLPISSTAHLRIAPELFGWKDPGAAYSAVIQLGTVAAVLIYFRKDIVALVAAFFRGLARKDPFGTLESRLAWFVLVGTLPVGICGLLFKKLIENQFRSLYIIAGSLIVLAIILFVVERIASHQRTLADMRWKDGIIIGLWQALALIPGSSRSGTTLTGGLSLGFKREDAARYSFLLSIPATTLAGVFELKHLLEATDRPSALALWVGTLVAFASGMAAIAWLLNYLRSRTTLVFVVYRVALGVLLLVLLQMGKLQPRSGLENIDLPKEPGKQQIEKQVTD from the coding sequence ATGAGCCTCCTCCAAGCCATCGTCCTGGGCCTCGTCCAGGGCCTCACCGAGTTCCTCCCCATCAGCTCCACCGCGCACCTGCGCATTGCCCCGGAGCTGTTCGGCTGGAAGGACCCCGGTGCCGCCTACTCCGCCGTCATCCAGCTCGGCACCGTGGCCGCCGTGCTCATCTACTTCCGCAAGGACATCGTCGCCCTCGTCGCGGCCTTCTTCCGCGGGCTGGCTCGCAAGGACCCGTTCGGCACGCTCGAGTCGCGCCTGGCCTGGTTCGTCCTCGTGGGCACGCTGCCCGTGGGCATCTGCGGGCTGCTCTTCAAGAAGCTCATCGAGAACCAGTTCCGCTCGCTCTACATCATCGCCGGCAGCCTCATCGTCCTCGCCATCATCCTCTTCGTGGTGGAGCGCATCGCCTCGCACCAGCGGACGCTGGCGGACATGCGCTGGAAGGACGGCATCATCATCGGCCTGTGGCAGGCGCTGGCGCTGATTCCGGGCTCGTCGCGCTCGGGCACCACGCTGACGGGCGGCCTGTCCCTGGGCTTCAAGCGAGAGGACGCCGCGCGCTACTCCTTCCTGCTGTCCATCCCCGCCACCACCCTGGCCGGCGTCTTCGAGCTCAAGCACCTGCTCGAAGCAACCGATCGGCCGTCCGCGCTCGCTCTCTGGGTGGGCACGCTGGTGGCATTCGCCTCGGGCATGGCGGCCATCGCCTGGCTGTTGAACTACCTGCGCTCGCGCACCACGCTCGTCTTCGTGGTGTACCGCGTGGCGCTGGGTGTGCTGCTCCTGGTGCTCCTGCAGATGGGCAAGCTCCAGCCGCGCTCCGGCCTGGAGAACATCGACCTGCCGAAGGAGCCGGGCAAGCAGCAGATTGAGAAGCAGGTTACGGACTAG
- a CDS encoding CoA pyrophosphatase, whose product MSVEVLLQSLESRLSSRPARTVDLPGLVLREAAVLVPVFERDGVPHVLFTRRPANMRTHSDQYSFPGGGRDAEDATPLHTALRETEEELGVDRRRVRVLGMLDEVPTISQYRVRPFVGVIPGDGKYAPSADEVAFILEVPLANLMDPSILRIERKEIFGSERELYFYTYDTHVIWGATARILRDFLNHVQHVQGPAAAVSGT is encoded by the coding sequence GTGAGCGTGGAGGTGCTGTTGCAATCGCTGGAGTCGCGGCTGTCGTCGCGGCCGGCGCGTACGGTGGACCTGCCGGGACTGGTGCTGCGCGAGGCCGCGGTGTTGGTGCCCGTCTTCGAGCGCGACGGCGTGCCCCACGTGCTCTTCACGCGCCGGCCGGCCAACATGCGCACGCACTCGGACCAGTACAGCTTCCCCGGTGGCGGCCGCGACGCCGAGGACGCCACGCCGCTGCACACCGCGCTGCGCGAGACGGAAGAGGAGCTCGGCGTCGACCGGCGCCGCGTGCGGGTGCTCGGCATGCTCGACGAGGTGCCGACGATTTCTCAGTACCGCGTGCGTCCCTTCGTGGGCGTCATCCCCGGTGACGGGAAGTACGCCCCGAGCGCGGACGAGGTGGCCTTCATCCTCGAAGTCCCACTGGCCAACCTGATGGACCCGTCCATCCTCCGCATCGAGCGGAAGGAAATCTTCGGCTCCGAGCGCGAGCTCTACTTCTACACGTACGACACCCACGTCATCTGGGGGGCCACGGCGCGCATCCTCCGCGACTTCCTCAACCACGTGCAGCACGTGCAGGGCCCGGCCGCCGCTGTCAGCGGCACCTGA
- a CDS encoding leucine-rich repeat domain-containing protein: MSEVSSAQLEALRTLLPSEPAKAKALLEEGLHEQPESAALRYGLALLHENQGRRDEALRALRDAVAREPHWLEVATRDFAAVDRLYLHELGLESVPDFIGRFTRLKTLDLGHNRIGALPDSLGALRELEILYIHENRLTHLPEALGELTAVHYLNAGENPLSRLPDAIGRMRSLIELRLLHAGLTALPEAIGSLAALRELHLRGNRLTALPEAVGELRELRHLDLQENQLAALPDALVKMPRLRLLDLRANPLKALPRGLEAMPALEKLDLRWTGLAPPPSLRERGCVVLT; the protein is encoded by the coding sequence ATGTCCGAAGTCTCGTCGGCGCAGCTCGAAGCCCTCCGCACACTCCTCCCCTCCGAGCCCGCGAAGGCGAAGGCGCTGCTGGAGGAGGGCCTGCACGAGCAGCCGGAGAGCGCGGCCCTGCGTTACGGGCTGGCGCTCCTGCACGAGAACCAGGGCCGGCGTGACGAGGCACTGCGCGCCTTGCGAGACGCCGTGGCGCGCGAGCCGCACTGGTTGGAGGTGGCGACGCGGGACTTCGCGGCCGTGGACCGGCTGTACCTCCACGAGCTGGGCCTGGAGTCCGTGCCTGACTTCATCGGGCGCTTCACCCGCCTGAAGACGCTGGACCTGGGACACAACCGCATCGGCGCGCTGCCGGACAGCCTCGGCGCCCTGCGCGAGCTAGAGATTCTCTACATCCACGAGAACCGCCTCACGCATCTGCCCGAGGCGCTCGGAGAACTCACCGCCGTACACTACCTGAATGCTGGCGAGAATCCGCTGAGCCGCCTGCCGGACGCCATCGGCCGGATGCGGAGCCTTATCGAGCTGAGGTTGCTGCACGCGGGGCTCACGGCGCTGCCGGAGGCCATCGGCTCGCTCGCGGCGCTGCGGGAGCTGCACCTGCGCGGCAACCGGCTGACGGCGCTGCCGGAGGCTGTCGGAGAGCTGCGCGAGCTGCGGCACCTGGACCTGCAGGAGAATCAGCTGGCCGCGCTTCCGGACGCTCTCGTGAAGATGCCGCGCCTGCGGCTGTTGGACCTGCGGGCCAATCCGCTGAAGGCCCTGCCGCGAGGCCTGGAGGCGATGCCGGCACTGGAGAAGCTCGACCTGCGGTGGACGGGGCTGGCCCCGCCACCAAGCCTGCGTGAGCGGGGCTGCGTCGTCCTGACGTGA